Part of the Bacillus spongiae genome is shown below.
TTGTTATCAGAGAGTGTAAGGAAGTACTTTGGTACGCTCAAAGTCCAAGGGGGCCTTTTCATGCAAGAAGGGTTTGATGAAGCCTGCTATGATGTTGCTATTGAATCCTATTTGTTGGGTGGGAAGCTTAGTCGTCTTGGAAAGAGTGGAGAGAGTATAGAAAGAATTAAAAGTACGGTAGCAACTGAGCTAAAACATTTAACTGATACAATATATAATTTTTGGTTATATTGGGCAGAAGTTGGGGTTGCCAATCCAGTTGATGAATCCTTTTACTTTGCTTGCGAACAGTTTGTGGATAATTGGTGGAATGAGGGCTTTCAAAAAGGGATACAACGTTATAAACTACGATTGCATTAAAGGGTTGTTTTGATGTTCTAAATTCATGCCTTGTCCCATATCTTTTGTATAGAGATAGGGAGGTGGCGTGTCCGATGTTTCGAAAACTCAAGATTATTGGCTTCTTTGGTGCAGCGATTGTATTATTTTTGCTTTTTCAACTGACTATATTAGATGATAACTCGTGGAAGTCATGGAATTTACCCTTATCAGGGAAAATCATTTATTTAGATGCCGGGCATGGTGGTCCTGATGGGGGGGCTTCAGACCGTGAAGCAGTAGAAAAAGAAATTGCGTTAGAGGTTACATTGAAACTTCGAGAGTATCTTCAAGAACAGGGTGCGCTTG
Proteins encoded:
- a CDS encoding DUF2521 family protein, translating into MNVITTFNAKRREKQIKYERRLLKEISIKLLSESVRKYFGTLKVQGGLFMQEGFDEACYDVAIESYLLGGKLSRLGKSGESIERIKSTVATELKHLTDTIYNFWLYWAEVGVANPVDESFYFACEQFVDNWWNEGFQKGIQRYKLRLH